From Flavobacteriales bacterium, the proteins below share one genomic window:
- a CDS encoding ATP-binding cassette domain-containing protein, with protein sequence MLHSESITFAYDDVNQFSFPDIKLENEEDLLILGESGVGKTTLIQILAGLLKPLSGTLDFNGLNYHNLPSKELDQFRGKHIGMVFQRPHFVRNISVLDNLLLSLYLSHNNQDRERAIHLLEQIGLADKLDCKPDELSQGEQQRAAIALAVVKNPDIILADEPTSSLDDTNCDKIIKLLKEQASSTNAQLIIITHDSRLKSQFKKSITL encoded by the coding sequence ATGTTGCATTCAGAATCTATAACTTTTGCTTACGATGATGTAAATCAATTTTCGTTTCCTGATATTAAATTAGAAAACGAAGAAGATTTATTGATACTTGGTGAGTCAGGGGTAGGCAAAACAACCTTAATTCAAATTCTAGCTGGATTATTAAAACCCTTGTCTGGAACATTAGATTTTAATGGTCTTAACTATCATAATTTACCCTCTAAAGAGTTAGACCAATTCAGAGGAAAGCACATAGGGATGGTTTTTCAACGTCCACATTTTGTGCGAAATATCAGTGTTTTGGATAATCTGCTTCTTTCGCTGTATTTGTCACATAACAATCAAGACAGAGAACGTGCTATTCATTTGTTAGAGCAGATAGGCTTAGCAGATAAATTGGACTGTAAGCCAGATGAATTAAGTCAAGGTGAGCAACAAAGAGCAGCTATAGCCTTAGCAGTTGTCAAAAATCCAGATATAATTTTAGCAGATGAGCCCACTTCCAGTTTGGACGATACTAATTGCGATAAGATTATTAAACTCCTCAAAGAGCAGGCATCAAGCACAAATGCCCAACTAATAATCATCACGCACGATAGCAGATTAAAAAGTCAATTTAAAAAATCTATAACATTATGA